atgctcTTTACCACTGAAACTCctaaagggttttgtggactcaaatacttcacctacccctccatcggcatagtggtgagtgagtgaatttaaatcactgaactatccctttgaagTAATATGTGGCCAGCGTAATTGGACTTGAATACACGTACATTTATTCGACacatgtttaaaggttcagtgtgtagaatttagtgacctcttgtggtgaagttgcatgttgcagctgaatacccctcaccccaccctccccttcctaacatgaaagaaaaccttTGGTAGCCTTccgttgtcataaaaactcaaaaggtgtttagtttgtccagtctgggctactgtaaaaaacatggcagcctccgtagagaagacccgctcctgatgtaaatataaagtatttaaatgtaaagggccctttctagggtaaagaaaacgaCAATTCgcacaatttagatgaaacacaccagtgaaaacatccctgggattattttaaattcaatttctgccaatagatccctttcccctaaatgctacacactgaacctttaagtctaGTCCAGGCAGCATGTGTTTGTCTCCGGTGAAGTGTGGGACTCTTCGTGTGAACCTGCTCCAGTGACAGCTTCCAGCCCACCGAGCACGGCTCTGTTTTGTTATTCACCTGTAGGGCTTCACCCGGCGCTAGGACCCAGGGTGCGCGATTTtcatctccagctgctgcagaccgAAAACTGGCAATAAGGGAAGATCGCGAGGACAAGCCAAGATTGCACAGTGTATTCATTCTACTTCAAAATCACATCCCCGGCCCCTCGCGGAAACCTGCGTGCAGACAACAATAGCTTGTTGCGCTGTGTGCAGGCGCTGTGGCCGGAGACGGGCTCGGAGCGCAAGGTAAGACGGTGCAATACCATGCGATTACTAATAACAAAGGCGTTACGGGCGAGCAGGGGGCATTAAAGGGGGCATTGCACAACGCGATTGAGGGCGAGTAAAACTCTGCCAAACTTTGACCTGGATATTCGTATTTTTCCAGTTGTCGGTTGTCTCGCAGGAGTCGCGGTGCACGTCTCGCTACGCTCTCCCGCGGCATTATCGTGTAGGCTCGTGTCACATGTAGCCAAGTTGTGCGCGGAGATGACACAGCCTGCGCGGGTCCGCTGTCCACGCTGTGTCGGCGGTGGATGCGGTGTGAACGCGGACACGGTCGCCACGCATGGAAGTGATGCATTTCCCCATTTGACACCATCCGCACGGAGCATCGCGTTAACCTGACGAACACAGAGCCGTCAGCCCCCCCACCGGACTGCTCCCGCGGCCGGGCTGCCATCCTGCCTGCGGATTTGTTGGAGAATAATTCATCACTTCTACCAAGATGGAAGAATAATGCGCTCGGTTCCCACTCAGCCGTCCTCCCCCAGCATTGACCAGGTGAACCACCAACTTAGACGGGACATCCTTTCGCCGCCGGAAACCATGGCGGCCTAAATAGGGTCGATAATCTCCAGTGTGACTCCCAGATAGATGGACCATGTATGTGCCCACTTTAAGGACGACATACTTCAGGGGGGGAGAGAACAGGCCTTCGAAATAAACACTGTGCCTCCATGTGAGCTATCGCAGTCATCTGAGTGCATGTGCCGAATACCACATCCCTGCTCGACTAATGTATGATTGAACGCATAACAAGTTATTCAAACCCCCACAGCTTCAGTCGTGCGATGTGGAGCAAACTCGTATCAAATCGGTGAAGCCCCCGAGCAGCCGGTCACTACCGGGATCGCCGAGGTCTCCGGGTTACCCCCCCGGCTCAGACACAATGCGATGTGTCAGCCTGCCGACTTTGCGAGACTCCTGCTTTGTGCGGACACGGATCCTCCGCGTCCTGCGCTACGTGTGAACTTGATCGGCGTTTTCCTCGGCTTCCCCACATTTCACGTTTGGCCATCTGTCAACGATTTCCCCGCTCGCACGCAGCCATTACTGCGCGAACGGCGAAGGGCATGTCGGAGGCTCTCGCACGCCGATCCACTCCCCGAAAGGGAAGCGGCGAAGTAGTTTGTGCCCGCGCTGCTCTCGGCTGGATGGACGGGGATCGCTGCCCCTCTGCACCGCCCCGGTGGTGAGGAGGATCGACGCGGATCGAGCCCCCCGTGGTAAACAAACTCTTCTCGGGCACACGGCGTCGTCTGCCTCGCTGCGTGCGGACGGTTATTTCCTCAGCACCACAAGTGTTGAGAAAAGTAGGAAATGTGTTGGCCCTTAAGCGGTGGGTACCCGGTGTAAACAGCAGGCCTGCACCGCTCTCTGGATCCAGGTAAGACAAGTGGCCTAATTACAGCAGAGTAACCTGCATGCTGCTTAACTACAGAGCCACAGTGTGATTATGGAGCAGGAGAGCTCAGGATCCTgaggttgtttgtctttgggGGGGAGCATCCTGTGCCCTGAGGACTGGTGTGATAAAACTTTTGTCTGTTCGCCTGGGTCTGACTGGCCGTTGCAGATGTGTTGTCATTCCCCTCACAACTGCCCACATGAGCTGTTGCTCCTCAAAcgtcctctgctcctctgtctctgggACAGTCAGGCGTCAGTGAAGGAAAAGACTGTGCACCTATTCAAAGTGAAGATGGTGGAAAAAGTTAGAAGTAAAAGGTTTTATTCAGACATAATGTGAACATGATTTGACCTCAGCAGAGGTTCCTCTCTACATCATTGAGACTTGAGATTTGTTTCTTCCCCCGGGCTCTTTGTGTTGTGGCTTCATAAAGTAGCCTGTCTGTCTTCAGCTGTGTTAAATGCAGATGTAAAACAAGGATTATTGTCTGTGTATAGGCTGAAGGCTTTCGTCCCTAAGTGGCTCGCCTTGTCTTGATTGTGTGGAATGTCTGCCACAGAACTATGGGTTAAAACTGAAATGCATATAGTTTTATCCTGACTGTAGTTTTGCTCAGAGTCATCTCGACTGTAGAAAACCATGGGCACGACTTCAGTTCAAATCGGACCTGACCTGATAGTAACAGGAAATGTGATTTTGACACACTGCACTGACACAAGTGAATGATGGTGAACTTTATATCCAGTGCAGAGTGAgtgagtttctctcttttgGCCCCTCATGCTGTCAAAACTCTGTCCAGGCCAAACCcaggaaatggtgaaaaaaGATCACATGGTGCAGTTGGGATGTGGTTGTCAATCATGAATCATGAAATCCAAAGGAGTAAAGTTGTCATGTGTCTACACAAATTGTCTCATTTCTTCTATTTTGGACAAATCGTGCGCTTTAGTATTTTTGTGAAGGACAAGAACAACTTGAGGGCTTAGATAATGATCCAGAATCTACAGATTCCTATAACATCGCTTCAGGTTTGCAGGGGGATGTGCAAAATACGTGTGCTGTCCATTTAATATCagccagagaggaaacagaggtgGAATTGTTCAAGTTGCTTGTTGTCACCTTGTAAGCGAATGTGTTTTTATGCCACTGAAGTGATGGAGGTCAGTGCATGCATGTGGCCTGTGAGCCTCATGGGAAGTCAGTGAAGTTAAACCCATGGCCTCTGCACAGATCACTAACTTATTTAAAGATAACATCGTTGCAAGTTTGGAAATCCTGCACAAAAACCCCCCAGTAAAGGCTTTGAGTGTTTCCCTCCATCTACTGGAAGCTGCTCCGTGTGTCTGCAGCCCTCAGCAGGCTGATCTGAATCCCTCACACACCCGGACTTCCTCGTGTTAACTTCCCTGCAGCGGACCCATAacatctctcttcctcctctgggtCTCTATATCTCAGACATCCCGTTGAGCGACCATCACCCACGGGTGCTGACTGCGAGCTGCCCCGCCTGACACTGGCGCACAAACACGGGCTGTGTGGCACCCGCAGCCTCCCTCGCTTCATAAAACCCGCTGCGGCTCCTTCCTCCATTGCCCACATGACCCCTCTGTTATCAGTTTAGCGCACCGTtacactcttcttttttttggtcgCGATCCCCAATTCCCCTTGAGCGGCTGGAGGCCCGCGTTGCATGCCGGTACCTGCAGTCCTCCCCCCTCCCAGCCTCTCTAGCGTGTAATCCTGGGCGTGGATACCCGAGCACTACATCTCCCATGCTGTCCCCGTGCACCCTCCTGCCCCCCTCTCGCTCTCCCAGCAGACTGGGAGACCGGAGATACGGAACGGACTGTCTTggcgacccccccccccctccctccctcctccatgccCTCCCCTCCagccctcccctcctcctccctttctccccctcctgGACTTTTGAGAACCGTCGAGATCGGCGGAGGAGCCTCGGACGGCGGAGGCGAAGAGGCTGGACTCGGCCGTAACCGAGTCGCGGCTGCATTGTCGTTCAAACATGCCATCTGGACGAGCGGCTCCGTAAGTGTTTGTGTCATGagacatcttttattttcacctcGCCGGCAGATTATTCAGTAATTCTctgagagggagagcagagagtCGTccaggggagaggagaggagaggcgggTCGGTGGCGGTGGCGGGGGTTCCGTGAATGCCGTCCAACGCCGAAGTGTTTCAGTCCGTCCAAAAGGGGCCGGACACGGGCGAGCACTTCACGTCAGGTCGGCCGGGGGATAAATAACAGTAGCTGCCTCAACGTGTCCAAACCACCGGGAGCCACGCGAGGGCTCCGCGGACACTCCGCTGCGCAGggaggctggaggctggaggctggaAGCCCGGACCCGCGGTGATGGTGGTCAGTGTGCTGCCCTCTTTGTCGCGGCCGCCCCGGCAGCACGAGCAATAAGTTGTCGCCCACCCCGTGGTGTAGTTGTCCAGCATGGCTACTTTCTCCATGTTTGTGGGGAAACTCGTTGCTCCAGCGGCTCACACccattattgtgtttatttaaaaccagGCAGAGTAGATCTGACTtgtcggggggggggcagatgaGCCGGGACGGCGGTGGTCCGGAGTTAGTTTGCATCGGTGTTGACTCACCTCATCGGGCGGTGGAGGGGTGACACTCGGTGCTCCGCGGACGCAGCCTCTCGGTGGGAGAACCCCCCCCTCAAACATCTGTCATTCCCCTCGACACACTTCAAATCCCCCCAACTCCTCCGTGGTGTTTATTCGGAGGATTAGACGGAGCCCGTTCCCTGCCTTGTGGCCGCGTTCTCCCGTGGAGGGACGGGATCACCTGGGTGCCACACGCCGCCATCTCCACGGAGCACCCGGAgctctccagagtttctccgtGCTGATACTGTGCATCGGGGAGGGAGACGTGTTGTCTTTCGCGAGTGTCCCGGTGTCAGAGCACGCGTGTGGTTTATCGTGCACTTCTCAGATTTGACATTGGGACGTGTGTCTGTTGTGCTGGACAGACGGTGATCAGACCCgaagggggggggcagggtGGTTTGCTCCCTCATCGGGCTCCACTTTgttccgctgctgctgctgcacatacATCCACTGGCCTACACCAGAGCGGATGAATTCAAATGTTGTCCTGGGAGCAGATCgcagcacaaagacaaactaTGGCTGAAAGAACTGTTGTACACGGTGATGAATGCAGACCCTCCTCATCCCCCGGACCACCACCCCCCTCCAGTCCACCCTCGCAGACACCAGCAGAGATCGGTGTGTCAGTCATCATGTGCATCATCTCCGTTGAGGGTGAAACGTGTTTTCATCCCCCATCAAAGCTCCGATATAGATTTTGTGCCTCGGCTCTTCCTCTTTCGTCTCATTTACTCGCAGATGCGCTCGCCCTGCGCTCACCTCTTACTTACACACCCcgctgctgtgctgtgtgtgtgtgagagtgatgcaaatgtttgttttcacaggacATCAAACTAGATTTAGTGCTGGCACCATGTCATTCATTACAGGGTTTGAATTGAGGTTTTCATTCTGCTGTGGTGAAGAAGCCCTTTGTTTGAGTTTAACAAGTCATGTGTGGGGTTTCATGTCTAATTTGAGATAAGAATGATGAGCACTTAACATTATatgacccccccccacacattAAAACTGCATTTAACAGAGGTGGCTGTACTCATGAATTATTAACTGTCCACTGATAGATAATCCTTAATTATATTAGCAAGTAACAAAACCTTTGCTCGCTGTCAGTCACCCACTTTTCACTAGAGTGTTCAGGTCTCTATCATTGAAGCTGCCACTCACTCGTAAAAAAGATGATTTGAGGGATCACGGTTGATTGTGTCATGGATGGATTACTGAAGGAGCCTATCAGGACAGGCCCAGGGGCCCAAGCGGTCGAGGGCCCCTGAAGCATGAGCCTCGGTTTGAAGTCTGCTGCAAGCATTTCTCATTGAGAAATCACAGGGCTGAGTCAAAGCTAAGGATGctccagttgtgttttttatcctGACACCCTAACATTGAGAATCTGCTGATACAGAGACCGATCTcatattaatttattatctctttgttcattttttccCGTGGCATAGTTCAGCTACAGTAAACCTGCATTAAAGTTATTGAAGCAATTTAAAGTCCCCCTCCACTCAAAAACGTGTTTGGCTTATTGTTCCTTGACTTGAAAGTTTGACCTTCACTGTGCAGAATAATGTATGTGCAGAGTTTGGCACCAGGAGGCTGTTTTCACATTAATCTGCTGAAAGGGaaagtttctctgttttttttttcccacttcatAAGTCTGAGACATTCAAGCACCAGCATGATTTGTGACATCAACACTAGTTTGGAGCCAATCACGGCCCAACGTGCAACTTATGTGATGTGGAAACATGTAGCCTCCAATGCACTTAAATAGAGAATTTATGGGCTTCTCATTGAAGTGAGAGGCATCTTGTGTCCAACAGTTGAAATGAACAATATTTGCATATTAATCCATGCTGTTTTTTAAACGAGGGACAAGGAGCATGTGGTTTTATCAATTCTTAACTAGTTACTTGATCTTTTTGGTGATATCAGACACATAATCGTTGAAAGCGGTGTATTCTTGTTTCTTAAAAGCTGTCAGGAGGGGACGTTAAAATATGTTTGAAAGCAGATTATCCCTACTCGACAAAAAAGAACCTGCATCACAGATCTGCTTTATACAGTTATTTTTAATGTCTTGTATCATATGTTAGTGTGTGAGATTTCTACAAAGAGAAATGTGAGTGGGGATCTGTTGTGGCAGGAATGTTTGAAGAGGATTTAGACTGTGAAAGAAATGGTTTCAATCAACGACAGAAATTCACATGTTTCTACCTGGAGCTCGTTGGCTCATGATGCTTCCATGATGCATTAGGTCTCATTTCACCGATTGAATATCTCATTTTTAGTAAagacttttcacatttttgaacACTGATAGTTTGAATCTGTCCCTGTCTTGTGTGAAGCCAAATAAAACTAACAGAACAAACACGTTCCTCAGTCCATCACGCTTCTCTCTGCTAACCCGAATCATCTCAGTGCTCCGAGGAAATTGTCGCAAATCTGCCTGCGTGTCTCAAAGAAAGGAAGTTTTCAATTACCCAATGTAGGTTACTCTGAATCAATTACTGTTGCATAGGACACGGCTTATTCCTTCACGAGGGCTTAAATAAATGTCTTCTCTATAATTGAAACGACAACAGCACTAACAGTGATTACATTAactgttctttttctcttttgttttgcagcGTATCACTGAATTTTGAGAAAAACTCGCCCGACTGACTCAGCTACCCCCAAGGCAtgttgtgttaaaaaaacaccTATGCAGGTAATggagttattatcattattgcaTTTAGTTTGCTAGATTACAGCATCCTGTCCTCTTATCTAATTAACACTGGCCTAATTAACTTCTTTTATTGCTCAGGTGGATCCTACACTAATGAATGTAGGGGATGGAGGCACGGTGAGCAGAGAGATCAGTGCTCCAAATAAAGCGTCCACTAGTATGGTGGGAAATCCCCCCCAGACGCTACCCTCTGAGTTTAGAGGAGATGTTACCCTCAGTCAGCAAAACAAGACCACTCCAACAACAGACTGTAAGACAGCGAAAGCCTGCCTGGACACTAGCAATTACAACCACAGCCCAGAGCTTCCTTCACCTCAGCAGCCCAACAATGCGCCAGTGTCAGGCTCAGAGAAGAGAGCAGACAAAAGGGCAGAGGCCCCTAAACTCAAGGCTGACGCTGCAGCCGTTTTCCCCACTTCTCAGTGGTCAAGTGGCGTGAAAGTCGGCCGGGAGGACTCACTCACCCCCTGTCACAGCAATGTGACATCCAGTAAGAAATCACACCCGCAAACACAATCGGTGCAAAGTGTTTCCCCTGGGTTTCAGTGCTCCGCCATGTTTAAACCAGCCCAGCCTGTTGCCTTTCTTCCTTCCACTAATTTCGCCTCGCCACTTTGTAAAATCACTCTTCCACCAGCATTGGGTCAGATTGCAGCGCTGAGAGAAGCCACAGCCAATCAGTTTCAGAAAGATATTCAGCCTCAAAGTTCAGGTGTCGGAGGCACGTCGCTCATGCGGACCTATCCCTACCAGTTCTCTGTGGGACGGTCACCAGCTAAAGATAAAAAAGCAGGCACATCAACCTCAAAACTTAAATCTAACCATTCATCGAGTAAGAACACCAAATCTGCAGGAGAGCATAAATCCTTAGCCTCAGTGGTAGCCTCACCAGCTATTGCCCTACCGTTGCAGCACCCGTCATTAACCTCTGCAGCACCCACCCACTACACGCTATCTCCCACTGCTGCCATTTGCTGTGGCTCTGCACTTGCCAGCATCACCTCTCAAAGCAGACTGCTGAACCATGTGGAGAAAGGCAACAGCATAGACAAGACGACTATGGGCTCTCTTAAAACCGCACTTCCCTCCGCTTCAGAGGACCACACAGCTTGTTCCATTGAGTCAAGAGACGTGCCTCTTGATTTGTCCGCGAAATCAAAACGTCCAAAATGCATTAACGACCCTCCAGTTTCTCTGATGGAGCCTCATAACACTGAGTCAAATCAGCGAGATTTTCTGAACTCAAAGAGGACTCATTCCTCAACTTACAGCTCTGCCGTGCAATACCCTATCCTACCCAATACCCACAGAAACGGGTCCcatcaaaagcaaataaataggCCTCAGAATCACCAGGTCCCAGAGCCCAAACCAACCTGGGGTAAGGGATCTGCACAAGACCCCATAAAAAACATCCCTGGAACTTATGTGGGTGTGGCGAGCCCCATACTGGCTTCTACTCTGCGGGGCAAAGACGGAAAGGGGACCTTTGCGGATGAATTTCAGAGTTTTGCGAAGCAGGAGTTTATATCTATAATTGACCAAGGAGAACATCTGGCCTCAGGAGGAAAGAAGCCATCCTGTCTGATGAAGGGCAACCAGCATGCTCACAGCGTCAAGCCTGTTAAAAACACCAGCACAGCCATAACTAAGAACTGTCCATCTAAAGCAGCCCTAACGACTACCCTGTCGAGCTCTGCCAACGCCCAGAAGTCTGCACCGGGCAAAACAGCAGTGCCATACTCGACCACTGTTGTCAATCCAGCCTGGCAGCAGCCGTCTCATCATCCTCACCAAGCCTCCTCTGCTCAGAGAAAAAACACCCACGGATCCACAAAGACAAAGGGCAGCACAGGTACAGAGGGATCCAGGTTGCAGAGCGCTCATCACAGCCCGTccagtcaggaggaggagaagtgggaGAGAACGAAGTCTCCGCTGTCGAACCTCACATCCATCGTGAAGCAACAAGCTCTGGAAACGACAGCACTGAGCGCTGAGGGTAATACTCAAGCTTCACCTGTTGCATCCAGAAAAGCTGATGTTCTGAAACCAGTCGCGGGGAGTCAagacacacagactaaataccCACCTTACTGGTCTGTGGAGAAATGGCCGGGTGTACCATCTCCAGAGGATTTAACTCAAACAATGAAAAGACACGAGAAGGCGAACGCCACCGAGCCTCTGGAGAATAATACAGAGTTACGCACCAGTCAAGGGGAACACATGGGACTACAAAAGAAGCAAGGCTCTTCAAAGCCCGCTGGGCAGTCTCATCTCTTCGGGAGCAATGGATCAACAAACAAGAACAGGATGGAGAGCAAACTAGCCCAGGTGTTAGAGGGGGAGACATTGAAGAAAGAAAGTGGGGCAGCAGACAGTGCTCCCAGTGAAAAATTGGAGGGCATGGTGGCGTCTATTCTAACGGGCCAGTGTGCCAGGGGAGGCGACaagtttgagaaaaaaacaaatggaaccAAAGAGGAGTCGCCAGCCAAAGCAAAAGCTGCTGCCATCAAGCAAAAGAAGACGAGTCCTAAGAAGCCAGTGAAGGAGAAGTCGCCCACAGAGCCGTCGAAGAAGGCGGCAGGAAAGAAGAAGCAAGACGCAGAAAGTACTCCGACCAAAGTGTCCAGCGCAAAGAAGGTGAAgtatctgtgtgtttaatgtCCTAAATATCTCAGTTAATTTCTCACAATCTCCCTTTGATAGAATTTTAGGGAAATATTTAAGGTAGCAATCACCTTTTAAAGATTTTAGCTGTTGAATCTGCCATACAGCGCTCCCTTTCAATAACATTAATCTACAAATAGTGATGTTTAATTCTAAGCGTTTATTTTGAGTCTGTCAGATGCTCCATCTCATGAAAGCTCTGTGATCAATAGTATCCAATACAGCACGCTCACCTCAGTCTCCTGTGTATTTCAGCAGAAGAAACAACCTGCACCTGTGTTGGAGCAGAGTCTGTCGGCGAGAAAACTTTACCCACAGAGTAAAGGGTCGATTCCAAAGGACAAGACCAGTCCCAGCAAGGTTGAGCAACCAACCCCGAAAAAAACAGGTacagtctttgtttttgttattgtgacaTTTAATGCTCTGAAAAAtcttacagcagcagcaaaactgTCTGTTATCTCTCGCAGATCATTAAGCTAGTGTTTGATAACTCTACCTTCTCAGAGTTTTAGCTCTGGAGATAACAGCCTGCAGTCAGCCTGCGTAGTCTGGTAGATGATGTGTATTTAGCAGTCAGAAAATGCCTCACAGTCTCTGAATGGCCTGTTTTTCATGTCTCTGTCATGATTCTACGCATAAACGCTGGTGTGAGTGAAACAATCCACTGTGATTTAATCAGTTACAGATAGTGGCAGCAGTCCTCCTAGTGGGGAGACTCCAGTCTCTCTCAAAAGCCCCACCGTTTCCAGGAAGGACACTGACGTTACAGAGGGCTCCTTCCCGagactgaggagaggaagacggCGAGCCGATGAGGCTCGACTCGACCTCTGGGGCTTTG
The Hippoglossus stenolepis isolate QCI-W04-F060 chromosome 7, HSTE1.2, whole genome shotgun sequence genome window above contains:
- the bcorl1 gene encoding BCL-6 corepressor-like protein 1 isoform X1, with the translated sequence MQVDPTLMNVGDGGTVSREISAPNKASTSMVGNPPQTLPSEFRGDVTLSQQNKTTPTTDCKTAKACLDTSNYNHSPELPSPQQPNNAPVSGSEKRADKRAEAPKLKADAAAVFPTSQWSSGVKVGREDSLTPCHSNVTSSKKSHPQTQSVQSVSPGFQCSAMFKPAQPVAFLPSTNFASPLCKITLPPALGQIAALREATANQFQKDIQPQSSGVGGTSLMRTYPYQFSVGRSPAKDKKAGTSTSKLKSNHSSSKNTKSAGEHKSLASVVASPAIALPLQHPSLTSAAPTHYTLSPTAAICCGSALASITSQSRLLNHVEKGNSIDKTTMGSLKTALPSASEDHTACSIESRDVPLDLSAKSKRPKCINDPPVSLMEPHNTESNQRDFLNSKRTHSSTYSSAVQYPILPNTHRNGSHQKQINRPQNHQVPEPKPTWGKGSAQDPIKNIPGTYVGVASPILASTLRGKDGKGTFADEFQSFAKQEFISIIDQGEHLASGGKKPSCLMKGNQHAHSVKPVKNTSTAITKNCPSKAALTTTLSSSANAQKSAPGKTAVPYSTTVVNPAWQQPSHHPHQASSAQRKNTHGSTKTKGSTGTEGSRLQSAHHSPSSQEEEKWERTKSPLSNLTSIVKQQALETTALSAEGNTQASPVASRKADVLKPVAGSQDTQTKYPPYWSVEKWPGVPSPEDLTQTMKRHEKANATEPLENNTELRTSQGEHMGLQKKQGSSKPAGQSHLFGSNGSTNKNRMESKLAQVLEGETLKKESGAADSAPSEKLEGMVASILTGQCARGGDKFEKKTNGTKEESPAKAKAAAIKQKKTSPKKPVKEKSPTEPSKKAAGKKKQDAESTPTKVSSAKKQKKQPAPVLEQSLSARKLYPQSKGSIPKDKTSPSKVEQPTPKKTVTDSGSSPPSGETPVSLKSPTVSRKDTDVTEGSFPRLRRGRRRADEARLDLWGFATPSPPPPPMPPPPPTSPSPPVTPTQPVRRPRGRPRSNPLPERAHQGKVKSCSAEGYTPAHKKRRRCRSTKYQTGDYITEKDKMEDGEHPEESNSLRRDSGTPADPQGDQCPSPTACSPEPPPRKSSFTRSGSVRYHESEVSPERSDKPAGKRKFKSKHLSDGDEPKIKIKTKRSSLGKRGASLALGDEGADVKRTESPPPPPTPTPTPKCLPASPSSKKGSSGRSSGSESPPKRVIPPEVRRLIVNKNAGETLLQRAARLGYQDVVQYCLEKDIREVNRRDNAGYTALHEASSRGWTQIVQILLKHGADVNCSAQDGTRPLHDAVASDNLPIVWLLLNHGADPTLATYSGHTPVKLAHSLGMKTFLTEYFTELEGRNEQDSSLPWDFYSSSLFETDQEPCWDFLLSEQNQELEENPPVKTEHDSDRDCLLFEFSSEPLLPCFHVQVSLAQGFCNWFLLTDVLKRLKMSARIFRARYPHLEVVSLSRAELWKQVSVSQVSSALASPYRGKNKDEEDKKEEEEEEEEGLVELVRCVPEIQRLLGSSIHILQEDDEEEEEEEEEKTLTNTGKPHSR
- the bcorl1 gene encoding BCL-6 corepressor-like protein 1 isoform X2 → MQVDPTLMNVGDGGTVSREISAPNKASTSMVGNPPQTLPSEFRGDVTLSQQNKTTPTTDCKTAKACLDTSNYNHSPELPSPQQPNNAPVSGSEKRADKRAEAPKLKADAAAVFPTSQWSSGVKVGREDSLTPCHSNVTSSKKSHPQTQSVQSVSPGFQCSAMFKPAQPVAFLPSTNFASPLCKITLPPALGQIAALREATANQFQKDIQPQSSGVGGTSLMRTYPYQFSVGRSPAKDKKAGTSTSKLKSNHSSSKNTKSAGEHKSLASVVASPAIALPLQHPSLTSAAPTHYTLSPTAAICCGSALASITSQSRLLNHVEKGNSIDKTTMGSLKTALPSASEDHTACSIESRDVPLDLSAKSKRPKCINDPPVSLMEPHNTESNQRDFLNSKRTHSSTYSSAVQYPILPNTHRNGSHQKQINRPQNHQVPEPKPTWGKGSAQDPIKNIPGTYVGVASPILASTLRGKDGKGTFADEFQSFAKQEFISIIDQGEHLASGGKKPSCLMKGNQHAHSVKPVKNTSTAITKNCPSKAALTTTLSSSANAQKSAPGKTAVPYSTTVVNPAWQQPSHHPHQASSAQRKNTHGSTKTKGSTGTEGSRLQSAHHSPSSQEEEKWERTKSPLSNLTSIVKQQALETTALSAEGNTQASPVASRKADVLKPVAGSQDTQTKYPPYWSVEKWPGVPSPEDLTQTMKRHEKANATEPLENNTELRTSQGEHMGLQKKQGSSKPAGQSHLFGSNGSTNKNRMESKLAQVLEGETLKKESGAADSAPSEKLEGMVASILTGQCARGGDKFEKKTNGTKEESPAKAKAAAIKQKKTSPKKPVKEKSPTEPSKKAAGKKKQDAESTPTKVSSAKKKKQPAPVLEQSLSARKLYPQSKGSIPKDKTSPSKVEQPTPKKTVTDSGSSPPSGETPVSLKSPTVSRKDTDVTEGSFPRLRRGRRRADEARLDLWGFATPSPPPPPMPPPPPTSPSPPVTPTQPVRRPRGRPRSNPLPERAHQGKVKSCSAEGYTPAHKKRRRCRSTKYQTGDYITEKDKMEDGEHPEESNSLRRDSGTPADPQGDQCPSPTACSPEPPPRKSSFTRSGSVRYHESEVSPERSDKPAGKRKFKSKHLSDGDEPKIKIKTKRSSLGKRGASLALGDEGADVKRTESPPPPPTPTPTPKCLPASPSSKKGSSGRSSGSESPPKRVIPPEVRRLIVNKNAGETLLQRAARLGYQDVVQYCLEKDIREVNRRDNAGYTALHEASSRGWTQIVQILLKHGADVNCSAQDGTRPLHDAVASDNLPIVWLLLNHGADPTLATYSGHTPVKLAHSLGMKTFLTEYFTELEGRNEQDSSLPWDFYSSSLFETDQEPCWDFLLSEQNQELEENPPVKTEHDSDRDCLLFEFSSEPLLPCFHVQVSLAQGFCNWFLLTDVLKRLKMSARIFRARYPHLEVVSLSRAELWKQVSVSQVSSALASPYRGKNKDEEDKKEEEEEEEEGLVELVRCVPEIQRLLGSSIHILQEDDEEEEEEEEEKTLTNTGKPHSR